In Drosophila teissieri strain GT53w chromosome 2R, Prin_Dtei_1.1, whole genome shotgun sequence, the following proteins share a genomic window:
- the LOC122614544 gene encoding cyclic GMP-AMP synthase produces the protein SLFAPRRVCVSLAFLPRFPRVFVAFPVPRSSCRVAFFGRYSPRSFHSTGSTGDKLKVAKPNEFDLVFKLQVPYYEDIVVTRDPQIPGNVFLDMTRVLELLRNDPREDFQSIGKLLQVQLVDAQNFLVVDKLRSWLQSLFSQALNRLADRVELVDGVVSQLKYRTCGPAHTIVVNGEYEYSVDFVPAIRLAAKQNVLLRDQLVYFERAKISYWEAIPKPQKIQTQTSSISFRSSFYAAEKAMLRGKHENCLDAIRFMKKFRDVKTNLGNFKSYYIKTLFLWKIRHEPESYWNEPISIILPDMFDELEDLLMRGVLPFFWDPELNMLDVLTPPQISEMLRALRRIRRALRGDGIRRKPISRLIVLRGFSHKEERNLKCSHKRKQNDVKRLNRTKSCLYSRFVS, from the exons TCACTGTTTGCACCGCGCCGCGTATGCGTTTCCCTCGCGTTTCTCCCGCGTTTCCCTCGCGTTTTCGTCGCGTTCCCCGTTCCGCGCTCGTCGTGCCGCGTCGCGTTTTTCGGTCGTTACTCACCGCGAAGTTTTCATTCCACAGGGAGTACGGGAGATAAATTAAAGGTGGCGAAGCCTAACGAGTTCGATTTGGTATTTAAGTTGCAAGTTCCGTACTACGAAGACATCGTCGTGACGCGTGATCCGCAAATTCCGGGCAACGTATTTCTCGATATGACGCGCGTGCTGGAACTTCTTAGGAACGATCCCCGCGAGGATTTCCAGAGCATTGGGAAACTTCTTCAGGTTCAACTCGTGGATGCGCAAAACTTTCTCGTCGTGGACAAACTCCGTTCGTGGCTTCAGAGCTTGTTCAGCCAAGCACTCAACCGGTTAGCAGATCGCGTAGAGCTGGTTGACGGCGTCGTCTCCCAGCTGAAGTATAGGACCTGTGGGCCGGCCCACACTATCGTCGTGAATGGGGAGTATGAGTACTCGGTCGACTTCGTACCCGCCATCCGTTTGGCGGCCAAACAGAACGTGTTGCTCAGGGATCAGCTTGTGTACTTTGAACGCGCCAAAATATCCTACTGGGAAGCGATTCCCAAACCTCAGAAAATCCAAACTCAGACCAGCAGCATCTCCTTTCGCTCCTCCTTTTACGCCGCAGAGAAGGCAATGCTGCGGGGTAAGCACGAGAATTGCCTGGATGCAATCAGGTTTATGAAAAAATTTCGTGATGTGAAGACCAACTTAGGCAACTTTAAGAGCTACTACATTAAAACTTTGTTTCTTTGGAAGATTAGGCATGAACCAGAGTCGTACTGGAACGAGCCGATCTCAATCATTTTGCCCGAT ATGTTCGACGAGCTGGAGGACCTCTTGATGCGGGGAGTTCTTCCCTTTTTCTGGGACCCCGAGCTGAACATGCTCGACGTGTTGACCCCGCCCCAAATTTCGGAAATGCTCCGGGCCCTCCGAAGGATTCGAAGAGCGCTAAGAGGCGACGGCATCCGCCGGAAGCCCATTTCTAGGCTTATCGTTCTACGGGGATTTA GTCACAAAGAGGAAAGAAACCTGAAGTGCAGCCATAAGCGGAAACAAAATGATGTCAAGCGGCTAAATAGGACAAAATCATGTCTTTATAGCCGGTTCGTTTCTTAG